In the Colwellia sp. 20A7 genome, one interval contains:
- the ftsA gene encoding cell division protein FtsA, translating to MSKITERNLVVGLDIGTSKISVAVGEITPDNQLSIVGVGNQPARGMDKGGVNDLNLVIQSIQRAINEAELMADCQISSIYLGISGKHISCQNENGMVPINDKEVVQEDVDNVIHTARSVPISAERRMLHVLPQEYSIDCQDGIKSPIGMSGVRMEAKVHIVTCANDMAKNLVKCVERCNLTAEQLIFSALASSYSILTDDEKELGICVVDIGAGTMDISIFTGGALRHTAVIPVAGNQVTSDIAKIFRTPLSHAEDIKVQYACALRHLVSMEESIDVPSVGGRPARTMSRHTLSEVVEPRYQELFELIQDEVREAGLEDQIAAGYVLTGGTSKMEGVEEFAEEVFQMPVRIASPIAVQGLKEYVDDPTYATVVGLLHYGMKAHESGLKENNKSEGVTGAWSRFCSWFKGEF from the coding sequence ATGTCTAAAATTACAGAAAGAAATTTAGTTGTTGGACTAGATATCGGCACATCTAAAATATCCGTCGCGGTTGGCGAAATTACTCCGGACAATCAATTAAGTATTGTTGGTGTCGGTAATCAACCTGCGCGTGGTATGGATAAAGGCGGTGTTAACGACTTGAATTTAGTCATTCAGTCGATTCAAAGAGCCATTAATGAAGCTGAATTGATGGCAGACTGCCAAATTAGCTCTATTTATTTAGGCATATCCGGTAAACATATTAGTTGTCAAAATGAAAATGGCATGGTGCCAATTAATGACAAAGAGGTCGTTCAAGAAGATGTCGATAATGTCATTCATACCGCTCGCAGTGTACCAATTTCAGCAGAACGTCGCATGCTACATGTTCTGCCTCAAGAATACAGTATAGATTGTCAGGATGGGATTAAAAGCCCTATTGGTATGTCTGGTGTGAGAATGGAAGCCAAAGTACATATTGTTACTTGTGCGAACGATATGGCTAAAAATTTAGTTAAATGTGTAGAACGCTGCAATTTAACTGCTGAACAACTGATATTTTCAGCATTAGCTTCTAGTTACTCAATACTAACCGATGACGAAAAAGAGTTAGGTATCTGCGTTGTTGATATTGGCGCAGGCACAATGGATATATCAATATTCACCGGTGGTGCATTACGCCATACGGCGGTAATTCCTGTTGCAGGAAATCAAGTCACTAGTGATATTGCTAAAATATTTAGAACACCATTAAGTCATGCAGAAGACATTAAAGTGCAATATGCCTGCGCGTTAAGACACTTAGTTAGTATGGAAGAGAGTATTGATGTACCTAGCGTAGGTGGGCGTCCAGCACGTACTATGTCTCGTCATACATTGTCGGAAGTTGTAGAGCCAAGGTATCAAGAATTATTTGAACTTATTCAAGATGAAGTACGAGAAGCGGGCCTAGAAGACCAAATCGCAGCTGGTTATGTCTTAACTGGTGGTACATCAAAAATGGAAGGTGTAGAAGAGTTTGCCGAGGAAGTTTTTCAAATGCCAGTACGTATTGCTTCACCAATAGCAGTTCAGGGGTTGAAAGAGTATGTAGATGACCCAACTTATGCCACAGTCGTAGGTTTACTGCATTATGGTATGAAAGCTCATGAATCGGGTTTAAAGGAAAATAATAAATCAGAAGGTGTGACTGGTGCATGGTCACGTTTTTGTTCATGGTTTAAAGGCGAGTTTTAA
- the ftsZ gene encoding cell division protein FtsZ yields MFELMEDHNEEAVIKVIGVGGGGGNAVEHMVCQTIEGVEFITANTDSQALRNSSADVTLQLGNDVTKGLGAGANPNIGRQAAEEDRETIMETLKGADMIFIAAGMGGGTGTGAAPVVAEIAKEMGILTVAVVTKPFPFEGKKRMNYADQGIEALSKSVDSLITIPNEKLLKVLGPGTSLLDAFKAANNVLLGAVQGIAELITRPGLINVDFADVRTVMSEMGTAMMGSGIASGEDRAEEAAEAAISSPLLEDVDLAGARGILVNITAGMDISIDEFETVGNAVKAFASENATVVVGAVIDPDMTEELRVTVVATGIGAEVKPDITLVNPTPMVEQRVVGSDYAPSAAPQAEVAAETIAMTDSNAQKVAHADLDNYLDIPAFLRKQAD; encoded by the coding sequence ATGTTTGAATTAATGGAAGATCATAATGAAGAAGCGGTGATTAAAGTCATCGGAGTTGGCGGTGGTGGTGGTAATGCTGTAGAACATATGGTTTGCCAAACTATCGAAGGCGTTGAATTTATTACTGCGAATACTGATTCGCAAGCACTACGTAATTCATCTGCCGACGTCACCTTACAATTAGGTAATGATGTCACCAAAGGTTTAGGCGCAGGCGCTAATCCTAATATTGGTCGACAAGCAGCCGAAGAAGATCGTGAAACAATCATGGAAACCTTAAAAGGTGCTGACATGATCTTTATCGCCGCAGGTATGGGCGGTGGTACGGGTACTGGTGCTGCACCAGTTGTTGCTGAAATTGCTAAAGAAATGGGTATATTAACGGTTGCAGTTGTAACTAAACCTTTCCCATTTGAAGGTAAGAAACGTATGAACTATGCTGATCAAGGTATAGAAGCATTATCTAAAAGTGTTGATTCACTTATCACCATTCCTAATGAAAAATTATTAAAAGTATTAGGCCCTGGAACAAGTTTATTAGACGCTTTCAAAGCTGCAAATAATGTTTTATTAGGTGCGGTACAAGGTATTGCTGAGCTTATCACTCGCCCAGGTTTAATTAACGTTGATTTTGCAGATGTACGTACAGTAATGTCAGAAATGGGAACCGCTATGATGGGTTCTGGTATTGCGTCAGGTGAAGATAGAGCAGAAGAAGCAGCTGAAGCCGCTATTTCAAGCCCGTTACTTGAAGATGTTGATTTAGCAGGTGCTCGCGGTATTCTAGTTAACATTACTGCTGGTATGGATATCAGTATTGATGAATTTGAAACTGTTGGTAATGCAGTGAAAGCTTTTGCTAGCGAAAATGCTACGGTTGTTGTTGGTGCTGTAATTGACCCTGATATGACAGAAGAATTACGTGTTACCGTTGTTGCTACAGGTATCGGTGCAGAGGTTAAGCCAGATATCACTTTAGTGAATCCGACTCCTATGGTTGAGCAAAGAGTTGTTGGCTCTGATTATGCGCCATCAGCAGCGCCACAAGCAGAAGTCGCAGCTGAAACAATTGCCATGACTGATAGTAATGCACAAAAAGTAGCACATGCAGATTTAGATAATTATCTGGATATACCAGCATTTTTGCGTAAACAGGCTGACTAG
- the murC gene encoding UDP-N-acetylmuramate--L-alanine ligase, with protein MSPKVMSKNKMNVPEMRRVKRIHFVGIGGAGMGGIAEVLLNEGYQISGSDIGENQVVKRLLGLGATITIGHASKNVEEASVIVVSTAIDQNNPELLAAKALRIPVVRRAEMLAELMRFRHGIAIAGTHGKTTTTSLIASIFAQGQLDPTFVIGGLLNSAGTNARLGSSRYLVAEADESDASFLHLQPMVSVITNIDADHMETYQGDFEKLKDTYIEFLHNLPFYGLAVVCIDNPVVRELLPRISRQVITYGFSEDADIRAANYQQDGSVSYFTVEIDGQPPLDMSVNLPGQHNVLNALAGVAVAKDEGIDDESICKALTEFAGIGRRFEQLANLTTPAGNMVLVDDYGHHPSEVKATILAMRTGWPHKRLVMIFQPHRYSRTRDLYEDFVEVLSEVDCLFLLDVYAAGETPVATADSKSLARSIRQRGQIEPVYVSDVDMLPELLLAQLKDDDMVITQGAGSIGTVARDLSNNPLLVKEETK; from the coding sequence ATGAGCCCAAAAGTAATGAGTAAGAATAAGATGAATGTACCCGAAATGCGCCGAGTTAAACGTATCCACTTTGTTGGCATTGGCGGTGCAGGTATGGGCGGTATTGCTGAAGTACTATTAAATGAAGGGTATCAAATATCAGGCTCTGATATTGGCGAAAATCAAGTAGTAAAACGTTTACTTGGACTTGGGGCAACTATTACTATTGGCCATGCAAGTAAAAATGTTGAAGAGGCAAGTGTGATTGTTGTTTCAACTGCAATAGATCAGAACAACCCTGAGTTACTTGCTGCTAAAGCGCTACGTATTCCGGTTGTTCGCCGCGCAGAAATGCTCGCTGAGCTTATGCGTTTTCGACATGGTATTGCTATTGCTGGTACGCATGGGAAAACTACTACAACAAGCTTAATTGCCAGTATTTTTGCTCAAGGGCAGTTAGATCCTACGTTTGTTATTGGTGGCTTGCTTAATAGTGCAGGTACTAATGCTCGTTTAGGTAGTAGCCGATACTTAGTTGCTGAAGCCGATGAAAGTGATGCGTCATTTTTACACTTACAACCTATGGTTTCAGTGATTACTAATATTGATGCTGATCATATGGAAACCTATCAAGGTGATTTTGAAAAATTAAAAGATACCTACATTGAATTTTTACATAACTTACCATTTTATGGCCTAGCAGTAGTTTGTATTGATAACCCTGTTGTGCGTGAGTTATTGCCACGCATTAGTCGTCAAGTTATCACTTATGGTTTTTCTGAAGATGCAGATATTCGTGCCGCAAATTATCAACAAGACGGTAGCGTTAGTTACTTTACGGTTGAGATAGATGGTCAACCTCCGCTTGATATGAGTGTTAATTTACCTGGTCAGCATAATGTATTAAATGCACTTGCAGGTGTTGCTGTTGCGAAAGATGAAGGTATTGATGATGAATCTATTTGTAAGGCGCTAACAGAGTTTGCCGGCATAGGACGTCGTTTTGAACAACTGGCAAACTTAACAACACCAGCAGGAAATATGGTGCTTGTTGATGATTATGGCCATCATCCAAGCGAAGTTAAAGCAACCATATTAGCAATGAGAACAGGTTGGCCACATAAACGTTTAGTCATGATTTTTCAGCCACATCGTTACTCAAGAACACGTGATTTATACGAGGACTTCGTTGAAGTTTTATCAGAAGTCGACTGTTTATTTTTACTTGATGTTTATGCTGCCGGCGAAACTCCTGTCGCCACAGCAGACAGTAAAAGTTTAGCACGCTCTATTCGTCAACGTGGCCAAATTGAACCGGTTTATGTAAGTGATGTTGACATGCTTCCTGAGTTATTACTAGCGCAGTTAAAAGATGACGACATGGTAATCACTCAGGGTGCAGGTAGTATTGGCACAGTTGCAAGAGACTTATCAAATAACCCTTTGTTAGTGAAAGAAGAGACAAAGTAA
- a CDS encoding D-alanine--D-alanine ligase produces the protein MNTVAVKESIKKDVIAVLYGGNSAEREVSLKSGEAVAQGLKKAGFNVVLIDTKYTLLTELVTQNIKRVFIALHGRGGEDGCLQGALEYLGIAYTGSNVLGSALSMDKVRSKQIFKAYNIPTAPFAVVTKSDFTSLDVEQQLEDLGGKVMVKPAHEGSSIGMAMADSPEKLHSALIEAFSFDGDVLLEAWIDGPEYTVAILGDEALPAIHMETPREFYDYEAKYQSNSTQYHCPCGLPEDEEEKIKALSLQAFKSTGASGWGRVDLMKDSTGNWQILEVNTVPGMTETSLVPKAAKVHGIGFSDLVERIVNISL, from the coding sequence ATGAATACTGTAGCCGTGAAAGAATCGATCAAAAAAGATGTCATTGCTGTACTCTATGGCGGTAATTCGGCAGAACGAGAAGTTTCTCTTAAATCAGGAGAAGCTGTTGCTCAAGGGTTAAAAAAAGCGGGTTTTAATGTGGTATTAATTGATACCAAATATACCTTGTTAACAGAGTTAGTCACGCAGAATATTAAGCGAGTATTTATCGCTTTACACGGTCGAGGCGGAGAAGATGGCTGCTTACAAGGAGCATTAGAGTACTTAGGTATCGCTTATACAGGATCGAATGTTTTAGGGTCTGCTTTATCAATGGATAAAGTTCGCAGTAAACAAATATTTAAAGCGTACAACATACCAACAGCACCTTTTGCCGTTGTTACTAAGTCAGACTTTACATCACTTGATGTTGAGCAACAGCTTGAAGACTTAGGTGGGAAAGTTATGGTAAAACCCGCTCATGAAGGCTCAAGTATTGGGATGGCTATGGCTGATTCGCCAGAAAAATTACATAGCGCATTAATCGAAGCCTTTAGTTTTGACGGTGACGTATTGTTAGAAGCGTGGATTGATGGGCCTGAGTATACCGTGGCGATTTTAGGTGATGAAGCGTTACCTGCAATTCATATGGAAACACCAAGAGAGTTCTATGATTACGAAGCTAAATATCAATCTAACAGCACGCAATATCATTGTCCATGTGGGTTACCTGAAGACGAAGAAGAAAAAATAAAAGCTTTATCATTACAAGCATTTAAATCAACAGGGGCTAGTGGTTGGGGGCGTGTTGATTTAATGAAAGACAGTACAGGAAACTGGCAAATATTAGAAGTAAATACAGTACCAGGTATGACAGAGACTTCGTTAGTACCTAAAGCAGCGAAAGTGCATGGTATAGGCTTTAGTGATTTAGTCGAACGTATTGTAAATATAAGCTTGTAA
- a CDS encoding DUF721 domain-containing protein, protein MARRPKAPKDMSTLFNSTTGTLAQIQSKTNSLSLLSDIVRQICPDLPEDAFNIANFVHTTLIIEVKSPVWGQRLQFERNTICNQLMIQTQGKFSHIEIKVNPQGHRQIPNQSTYQQNTLESNSIQTNSIKNRSFSEKKGSVQSMSTTTAENLLRIAKNAPKGLKETLERLAANVMNNK, encoded by the coding sequence ATGGCACGAAGACCAAAAGCCCCTAAAGATATGTCAACGCTATTTAATTCGACGACAGGCACTTTGGCACAAATTCAATCAAAAACCAACTCTTTGAGCTTATTGTCGGATATTGTACGCCAAATATGCCCTGACCTGCCAGAAGATGCGTTCAACATTGCTAATTTTGTACATACAACATTAATTATTGAAGTTAAATCACCTGTTTGGGGGCAAAGATTACAATTTGAACGTAATACTATTTGTAATCAATTGATGATACAAACTCAAGGAAAGTTTTCACACATAGAAATTAAAGTGAATCCTCAAGGCCATCGACAAATACCGAATCAAAGTACTTATCAACAGAATACGCTTGAAAGCAATTCAATTCAAACTAACTCAATAAAAAATCGCTCTTTTTCTGAAAAAAAAGGATCGGTGCAATCGATGTCGACCACCACAGCTGAAAACTTATTAAGAATTGCTAAAAATGCACCTAAAGGACTCAAAGAAACCTTAGAAAGGCTAGCAGCTAATGTTATGAATAATAAATAA
- the murG gene encoding undecaprenyldiphospho-muramoylpentapeptide beta-N-acetylglucosaminyltransferase, translated as MKANVSSSVKQTPTLLVMAGGTGGHIFPGLAVAEKLKSEGWNIHWLGTPDRMEAQIVPASGFEISFITISGLRNKNAVAWLKLPFKLINSLLQALRVIRKVKPDVVLGMGGYASAPGGLAAWLMNKPLVVHEQNAAAGLTNRLLARIATKICCAFPNAFKKGIAAQVVGNPLRASIGKNTSKIENEKITKTSHNILVVGGSLGAQVLNEIVPISFEKLVNNRDENSDKNNVKDDIHNEALLPFNIWHQTGKGKQDKVIKSYSQQYLTDGKVKVTEFIDDIASAYQWADIVICRAGALTVSELAMAAKPAILVPLPHAVDDHQTKNAQYLVSRDAGILIKQNELTHESLTKQLNELFSDPQILKQMAESAFAAADADATNKVASICQQLAAA; from the coding sequence ATGAAAGCTAACGTGTCTTCTAGTGTTAAGCAAACACCTACCTTGTTAGTGATGGCAGGCGGAACAGGTGGGCATATATTTCCTGGACTTGCAGTTGCCGAAAAATTAAAAAGTGAAGGCTGGAATATTCATTGGTTAGGAACTCCTGATCGTATGGAAGCGCAAATAGTACCTGCGAGTGGATTTGAAATTTCATTTATTACTATTAGTGGTTTACGCAATAAAAATGCTGTTGCTTGGTTGAAGCTACCATTTAAATTAATTAACTCTTTATTACAGGCCTTACGTGTAATTAGAAAAGTAAAGCCTGATGTCGTTTTAGGTATGGGGGGGTATGCTAGCGCTCCAGGTGGTTTAGCTGCGTGGTTAATGAATAAGCCGTTAGTGGTACATGAGCAAAATGCAGCAGCTGGATTAACAAATCGCTTATTAGCACGAATTGCTACCAAAATTTGCTGTGCTTTTCCTAACGCTTTTAAAAAAGGTATTGCTGCACAAGTCGTTGGTAATCCATTAAGAGCAAGTATTGGCAAGAACACCAGTAAAATTGAAAATGAGAAAATAACTAAAACTAGTCATAATATCTTAGTTGTCGGTGGCAGTTTAGGTGCCCAAGTATTAAATGAAATTGTACCAATAAGTTTTGAAAAATTAGTTAATAATCGTGACGAAAATAGCGATAAAAACAATGTGAAAGATGATATTCACAATGAGGCATTATTGCCTTTTAATATCTGGCATCAAACAGGTAAAGGAAAACAAGACAAGGTTATTAAGAGCTACAGTCAGCAGTATTTAACTGATGGCAAGGTAAAGGTAACTGAGTTTATTGATGATATTGCTAGCGCTTACCAATGGGCAGATATTGTGATCTGCCGAGCGGGAGCCTTAACCGTATCTGAACTAGCGATGGCTGCAAAGCCTGCGATTCTTGTGCCATTACCTCATGCTGTTGATGATCATCAAACCAAAAACGCTCAATACTTAGTGTCTCGTGATGCAGGAATTTTGATTAAGCAAAATGAATTAACACATGAGTCGTTAACTAAACAATTGAATGAGCTATTTAGTGATCCGCAAATTTTAAAGCAAATGGCAGAATCAGCCTTTGCAGCTGCGGATGCCGATGCAACGAATAAAGTTGCGAGTATTTGTCAACAACTCGCAGCTGCTTAG
- a CDS encoding cell division protein FtsQ/DivIB: MNHKQLTSQNQEAIAFGVGLAFFVCVLIGLISLGWWLSEVFIERERSPVNSIVITGEMPYTQRAEVLGAMSNIDLGNFFQVDVNEIQFQVSKLPWVYSVAVRKQWPNEVKIYVVDQTPIALWNGDFILNKFGKAFQAEQEVINKVLPHFFGPEGSELIALKNFNNLNDLLEYRDLAIDELILGERFSWQLTLNNGIRLNLGREERVKRVQRFMDVYPLINAHLLEQNKSKKQLKQAVDYIDLRYDTGLAVGWKENKDLSSSLSAEKQPKTSQIGMLKKNMFQRSMVPIYKFKNDLFSRNKLHTEELTLNV; encoded by the coding sequence ATGAACCATAAGCAATTAACATCACAGAACCAAGAAGCTATCGCCTTTGGCGTGGGCTTGGCGTTTTTCGTGTGTGTGCTTATTGGCTTGATCAGTTTAGGTTGGTGGTTATCAGAAGTATTTATTGAACGAGAACGCTCTCCAGTAAACTCAATCGTTATTACTGGAGAAATGCCATACACCCAACGAGCAGAAGTGTTAGGAGCTATGAGTAATATTGATTTAGGAAATTTTTTCCAAGTTGATGTTAATGAAATTCAATTTCAAGTTTCTAAACTACCTTGGGTTTATTCAGTGGCAGTAAGAAAACAATGGCCAAATGAAGTGAAAATATATGTTGTTGATCAAACACCTATTGCGTTATGGAATGGTGATTTTATATTGAATAAATTTGGTAAAGCGTTTCAAGCCGAACAAGAAGTCATTAATAAAGTGTTACCTCATTTTTTTGGCCCTGAAGGAAGTGAGCTAATAGCATTAAAGAACTTTAACAATTTAAACGACTTATTAGAGTATAGAGACTTAGCGATTGATGAATTAATACTTGGTGAGCGCTTTTCATGGCAACTTACATTAAACAACGGTATTAGGTTAAACCTAGGTCGTGAAGAAAGAGTAAAGCGTGTGCAAAGATTTATGGATGTATATCCATTAATCAATGCTCACTTACTTGAGCAAAATAAAAGTAAAAAACAGTTAAAACAAGCGGTTGATTATATCGATTTACGTTATGATACCGGGCTAGCTGTTGGTTGGAAGGAAAATAAAGATTTGTCATCTAGCCTTAGTGCCGAAAAACAACCAAAAACAAGCCAAATCGGTATGCTTAAAAAGAATATGTTCCAAAGGTCTATGGTTCCAATTTATAAGTTTAAAAATGATTTATTTAGCCGTAATAAGCTACACACAGAAGAGTTGACCCTGAATGTCTAA
- the ftsW gene encoding cell division protein FtsW, giving the protein MLSDVTASISKSVINVFNSESTPQQGMVFDRSFVVIALLMYMIGLIMVASSSMLVAERLFNNPFHFVIRHSIYIVLSLGIAGVALQIPMAWWQKNSSYLLMLGIVLLVAVLLVGRSVNGSTRWIALGPITLQAAEPAKLFFFCYLAAYLVRRRDQVMEDWKGFAKPLVVFGVLAGLILRQPDLGTIIVMFVTTFGLLFLAGAKLWQFVSLASVGLLLLSLLAIFEPYRWRRITSFLDPWQDPFGSGYQLTQSLMAYGRGEIFGQGLGNSIQKLEYLPEAHTDFVMAVLAEEFGFFGVTVILLLSMTLVCKALILGKKALVKEKFFEAFFAYAIGIWICFQAAVNVGASAGIVPTKGLTMPLISYGGSSMIIMTLAVVILIRIDHELRMQSIQATSSKRKTKNLGGNDES; this is encoded by the coding sequence ATGCTGTCGGATGTTACTGCTAGCATTAGTAAGAGTGTTATTAACGTTTTTAATAGTGAGTCTACGCCACAGCAAGGTATGGTTTTTGACCGCAGTTTTGTTGTTATAGCACTCTTGATGTACATGATCGGCTTAATCATGGTAGCAAGTTCATCAATGCTAGTAGCAGAGCGATTATTTAATAATCCTTTTCATTTTGTAATTCGTCATAGTATTTATATTGTACTGAGCTTAGGTATTGCAGGTGTTGCCTTACAAATACCGATGGCGTGGTGGCAAAAAAATAGTAGTTATTTATTGATGCTTGGCATTGTGCTGTTAGTTGCCGTGTTGCTGGTTGGTCGCTCTGTTAATGGTTCAACACGCTGGATTGCACTAGGCCCTATAACACTACAAGCGGCAGAGCCGGCTAAACTTTTTTTCTTTTGCTATTTAGCCGCCTATTTAGTCCGTCGTCGCGATCAAGTAATGGAAGACTGGAAAGGCTTTGCTAAGCCATTGGTTGTTTTTGGAGTATTGGCAGGCTTAATATTAAGACAACCTGACTTAGGCACCATTATTGTTATGTTTGTCACTACTTTTGGCTTGTTATTTTTAGCTGGCGCAAAGCTTTGGCAGTTCGTTAGCTTAGCTTCAGTTGGATTATTGTTATTATCATTATTAGCGATATTTGAACCTTATCGCTGGCGTCGTATTACAAGTTTCTTAGATCCTTGGCAAGATCCTTTTGGTAGCGGTTATCAATTAACGCAATCATTAATGGCTTATGGACGAGGTGAAATTTTTGGACAAGGCTTAGGCAATAGTATTCAAAAATTAGAATATTTACCTGAAGCTCATACCGACTTTGTTATGGCTGTTTTAGCAGAAGAGTTTGGCTTTTTCGGCGTTACCGTTATTTTACTCCTTAGTATGACACTAGTATGTAAAGCGCTTATTTTAGGTAAGAAAGCTTTAGTTAAAGAGAAATTTTTTGAAGCATTTTTTGCCTATGCAATTGGTATTTGGATCTGCTTTCAGGCCGCGGTAAATGTTGGTGCGAGTGCCGGTATAGTTCCTACTAAAGGATTAACGATGCCGTTGATTAGCTATGGTGGTAGCTCGATGATTATCATGACCCTTGCTGTTGTTATTTTAATTCGTATCGATCATGAGCTGAGAATGCAGAGTATTCAAGCGACGTCATCAAAAAGAAAAACTAAAAACCTAGGAGGCAATGATGAAAGCTAA
- the lpxC gene encoding UDP-3-O-acyl-N-acetylglucosamine deacetylase produces the protein MIKQRTLKASVSTVGVGLHKGEKVQVTLRPAPANTGIVFRRVDLDPVVDIKATPDAVGETTLCTCLVNEQQVKVSTVEHLLSAVAGLGIDNLIIDVDAPEIPIMDGSALPFVYLIQSVGIETQNAAKRFLRIKKAIRVEEGDKWAELLPYEGFKVNFAIEFNHPVIANTCQTMSMDFSSCSFIKEISRARTFGFMKDIEFLRSHNLALGGSLENAIVLDEYRMLNKNELRYDDEFVKHKILDAIGDLYMGSASILGELNAFKSGHGLNNMLLKEVFKQEDAWEWVTYEDDKLSSPIEYQEVNATAF, from the coding sequence ATGATTAAGCAACGTACATTAAAAGCAAGCGTTTCAACCGTAGGTGTTGGATTACATAAAGGTGAAAAGGTACAGGTTACTCTCCGTCCTGCTCCCGCTAACACCGGTATTGTATTCCGACGTGTTGATCTCGACCCTGTGGTTGATATAAAAGCAACGCCTGACGCCGTTGGTGAAACAACTTTATGTACTTGCTTAGTTAACGAGCAACAAGTTAAAGTATCTACTGTTGAGCATTTATTGTCAGCAGTTGCTGGATTAGGTATTGATAACTTAATTATTGATGTTGATGCACCTGAAATTCCAATTATGGATGGCAGTGCATTACCTTTCGTTTATTTAATTCAATCAGTTGGTATTGAAACGCAAAATGCGGCCAAGCGATTTCTTCGAATCAAAAAAGCGATACGTGTTGAAGAAGGTGATAAGTGGGCTGAATTACTCCCTTATGAAGGTTTTAAAGTAAATTTTGCCATTGAATTTAATCATCCTGTTATTGCAAATACTTGTCAGACGATGAGTATGGATTTTTCAAGCTGTTCTTTTATCAAAGAAATTAGTCGTGCTCGTACGTTTGGCTTTATGAAAGATATTGAGTTTCTCCGCTCTCATAATCTTGCATTAGGTGGTAGTTTAGAAAATGCTATTGTACTTGATGAATATCGTATGCTAAATAAAAATGAATTACGTTATGATGATGAGTTTGTAAAACATAAAATACTTGATGCAATTGGTGACCTTTACATGGGAAGTGCCAGTATCTTAGGTGAGCTAAATGCATTTAAATCAGGTCATGGTTTAAATAATATGTTACTTAAAGAAGTTTTTAAGCAAGAAGATGCTTGGGAATGGGTAACTTATGAAGATGATAAGTTAAGCTCTCCAATAGAATATCAAGAGGTTAATGCAACTGCTTTTTAA
- a CDS encoding M23 family metallopeptidase: MSLTLLYRGKNVRFSMRLNKLHRLSAMLAFALFSGAIFYLILSTSEQPSHNGYLTSHDVIDNMFGNSSYNEKKIALKKQQVAALTIKLAESANIPEHEFNFDKLLANGAPSSTTSDISQKYFSQLLVEITQLENSLGHEENKMEMLESLTLGHHIENTRYLSGRPITKGWLSSYYGVRKGPFNGRATIHKGINFAGKEDGDIISTESTVVSWADERHGYGLTTHYAHNKNILVNVGGVVTKGQVNAKTGSTGRSTGPHVHYEVLHNNKQIDTLNLFIIKPSNKKQV, from the coding sequence ATGAGTCTAACACTACTATACCGTGGAAAGAATGTAAGATTTTCAATGCGCTTAAATAAGTTGCATAGGCTTTCTGCTATGTTGGCTTTTGCATTATTTTCAGGGGCAATTTTTTATTTAATATTATCTACAAGTGAGCAACCAAGTCATAACGGATACCTAACAAGCCATGATGTAATTGATAACATGTTTGGAAATTCTTCTTACAACGAAAAAAAAATAGCGCTTAAAAAACAGCAAGTAGCCGCACTAACAATAAAGTTAGCTGAAAGTGCAAACATACCTGAGCATGAATTTAATTTTGACAAGCTCCTTGCAAACGGAGCACCGTCATCAACTACCAGTGATATCAGCCAAAAATATTTTTCTCAATTGTTAGTTGAAATAACACAGTTAGAAAATTCATTAGGTCATGAAGAAAATAAGATGGAAATGCTTGAATCTTTAACTTTAGGTCACCATATAGAAAATACACGCTATTTATCTGGTCGACCTATTACAAAGGGTTGGTTATCTTCATATTATGGCGTACGTAAAGGTCCTTTTAATGGAAGAGCTACCATACACAAAGGAATTAACTTTGCTGGCAAAGAAGATGGCGATATAATCTCTACTGAATCGACTGTTGTTAGTTGGGCAGATGAAAGGCATGGTTATGGTTTGACAACACACTATGCTCACAACAAAAATATACTTGTCAATGTTGGTGGCGTAGTCACTAAAGGACAAGTAAATGCAAAAACGGGAAGTACAGGTCGCTCAACTGGACCCCATGTTCATTATGAAGTTTTGCATAACAATAAACAGATTGATACGCTAAATTTGTTTATCATAAAGCCAAGTAATAAAAAACAAGTGTAG